aggccccattctacaggcctggcacagagtaaggaaagaccaggatcccatcctatggtctagcacggttatgggacttgaagaccaggagtccagaggaggccctgggaaaatggtaagtaatgtatgttctgacaggacagaccaggaccccattctacaggcctggcacagagttaacttggactaattggtgacgagttcacccaacccttatgtgaattgtctgtgttatgatgcatttcatagagcatagtattaatgtgttttaatagttcagctcactgggcttttagctcacccctctccctttacccccaggcttgcaggtacagtatagtgcgggagtccggatagagtaaagaagtcatgcttatgtaatagttagcaatggacatgatcaaattgtaatgtaatgtcttagtcagtatagatatgtacagagatgatgtatatggatattagaattgtgcttgaccatagaatgttgtatcccttttaatacatgatcttagagatttatatgatgtttatgtaaaccaactcaacagatgtatgtcaccccttgggggcattgttgagatcccacagagggattaatgttatgtaaatgttatgcacaggttgagtttggttgatgttcatggaaagaaaagttttaatttttatgcatgttgttgatcatgtatgggattatacaggtttacaggttttatgtcaggcttgctacgggtcccggcggccttaagtcgacccggatcctagcgccggtagcggtccgattttcgggtcgttacaattacactcaaataaaaaaatttaaatatatattaattttaaataataaatatttgaaattattttaaaaattgtttaaataataaaataattacctattttaaaattcaaatcaattataattagttaaatagCATAAGAGTAAAAATATCAATCCCATTATTCTCTTGCTTTCCATTTTCACATACATATCGACTattttatacaaaataataaCTAAATGACTAACTCCACtcgatatttatattattttatattttaatttaaatatttaaattttaattgaattggttcaatatttataattttgatataattttaatttatttttaaatattaaattgtaaaaGTTCAAATagaatgtaaaaaataatattttattattttataaatataaactaattttatacgtaaaaataacattaattcatatttaattgtaattaaataatatatttaattttaaaaataataataatttaacagttaaatataCTATTcacaatatataaataataattataaacattttataataaatatattatttttaattattttatattattattttttattaaataatatgtctactataaaatatttataattattattatataataaaattcattattatatatttaataattaaattacttattttttattttaaaaattaattaaaattatgttaaattaatttatataaaatttaaacgtaAAATGACACAAATATTAGGATATTTTTAGttgattgataaattaaataataataataataatatacatgGTACTATTAAATtgcaatataaattattaaatttgaaaatttatatactgatcaaaattatagtataatgcaaaaattaaattaattaaattatatatatatatatatatgcacaaatatTAAACTTTTTGAATCAATTGACCtttatttaattgtttactgttgagaagataatttaatttgttcttgatatatattttttcagtcttataattttatttattttgtatttttacacatattaataaaaataattaatttactctctttaaaattatcaattttatcaattttattttttcatatatattaaaaaatatatattttttattaatttattaatttactcattttaaatatattaaattttattattaagagattttttatataaattttattaaatatattgaacacagctaaaaataataataaaaattatgtgaaaaaatgttaatttttttaattatatctattttaaaaatattaaattttattaaatattaaaaaatatttcaattttttaaagaataatatatatttaaatagaattataataattaattcatataatattatgataaaaacatttactgtaatttttaaataataattttggaaTAAGACCGTATCaaatttatgaaaagaaaaatttattaataattaatttaaatcttatTTAGTTGGAATaactcaaataaaaaatttaaaattttttctatttagttggtatttatttttaactttatgataagttaatattttttttagtgaaaaggaaataatttatttaatatatttaaattatatatcgaAAAATTacttctaaaaaattattttctaaaaaataatacatttaaatgaaaaaaaaaatttaaatcaaacaaCACTTTAAAGGTTACAGGTCAAATGGACACTctcttataaaaataaatttttagcgGGAATTTATTTTGGCGCTAAAAATGTTCAAAAATTTAtccctttattttaatttctcaaAAAGGGAGCAAAGAAGCCCTAAAGTAAAATCACCAAAGCCTTCACCATTTTTGCTTTTGCAGATCGCATACTACGATGGCTAAAGACGACGGGCAATTAATTGCAGCGAGGCGAGCATACAGGAGCGCAAAGGAAGTGGGTCATCGACAGGAGGAAGCTCGGTGGGCGAACTTGATAGGGAACATACTGAAGAACAGAGGAGAGTATGTGGAGGCACTCAAGTGGTTTCGAATTGATTATGATATCTCTGTCAAGTACTTACCTGAAAAGCATTTGTTGCCCACTTGCCAATCTCTTGGAGAGATCCATCTCCGCCTCCATCAGCTTAAGGATGCTTTAAATTATCAGGTGAATTCGACAATTGATGCTcttttttcctcctttttcCCCCATTTCTAGCCGTCGATATATAGTATTGGATAATCGGATATTGAATCTTATTGGGCGGGGGAAAATCAAAACTGCTATAGTTCTAGGCCTTAGATTTTGGTTGAAGTATTTCTTTCGATTTATTTTTGGTGGCAGATAAGAATTTTTGAGATAATGAAGATAATGGGCGAACTGGGCAGACTTTTGATTTGGCTTTCCTGTTTGCATGTTTGTTTACATTTATTGGTTCATTTCTGTATTGAGATTACGGAGATATTGGAAATTTAAGGATTTAATTCTATAGAATAGATTCATTGCTGATGGAAGGTGGGAAAACACAAGGAAGTCTGAGTTGGGAAACGGAGAAATTTATGGCCTgtctttgctttttttttttttcttaaaaaatatttttatgtttttcataAGAAAagcttttataaatttttattttgctagAAAGTTAATGCAAGAATAAGAAAGTATATTTGACAGAtgtgttaattttttttcttcacaTGAGAAAACAAAAAGGCAATTACATCAAAAactaaattttctttaaattttgtttCTTTGCTTTTTAGATACTTCTTTTTATGGGATAAACAAAACAGTTTTgattctttttccttttgtttaATTTTCATGTTATCTTTTGCTCTGTCCTAAACTATGAAAAATCTGAAAACATTTCCTGCTTACTTGGAGCCTGTTTAGTGCTGCTAGTGTATTGCCTGTTGCAACCTGCATTTGCAGTGTCAGGACTTCTTTAGACATTGGTGATGGACGCTAGTCCATTagcagattttattttatttttaaaggaaAGTGGTGTAATGCAGTTTAGAGAAGCTGCTCAAAATGATTGGCATGTGGGCCTTTGAAGGGATAGAAAATGTCAAAAAGTGGATGCTGTTATCAACAgtggaaatgaaaaaaaaaaaaaagaaaatcctcTACTGAGCTTAGTTCAGTGGAAGCATATTGCTTTGAAGaaattatcatattaataataCGAGGTTTTAAATCTATGATATATTGTTGCAGCAAATGCATTTGAAGCTTGCCAAAGATTCCAATGACATCATTGAACAGCAAAGAGCCAGCACCCAACTGGGTCGCACGTACCAtgagaaatttttaaaacatgATAATGATCATGATTCAGTTAAAAATGCAAAGAAGTATTTCAAGTCAGCTATGAAGCTTGCTCAAACTCTCAAAGTCAATCCTCCAACTGATAAATCCTCTTTCCTTAAAGAATACATAGACGCACATAACAATATTGGAATGCTTGAAATGGATCTTGACAACCTGAAAAGCGCCAAGAATATCCTTACCAATGGACTAAGAATCTGTGATGAGGAAGAGGTCAATGAAAATGATGATGCCCGGAGCAGGCTCCATCACAATCTTGGAAATGTTTACATGGAGCTGAGAGAGTGGGATAATGCACGGGAGCACATTGAGAAGGATATCCTAATTTGTAAGAGAATTGGGCATTGCCAAGGGGAGGCAAAAGGATACGTCAATCTTGGTGAATTGCACTATAGGATTCAGAAGTATGACGAAGCAATCCGTTGCTATCGTAGGGCACTTGTTTTAGCAAAATCCATGGAAGATGAGAATGTTTTGGTTGAACAGATTCATCAAAATATTGCAACTGTAAAAGAAGCCGTCAAGGTAATGGAAGAATTGAAGAAAGACGAGCAAAATCTTAAGAAGTTAACGAGGAATGCGGTGAATGCAATGGGCAGACCATGTGAGCGGAAGTTTTTGTTGCAGCAAAATGAATTACTTGATCGTCTTATCGAGAAGTCAAGCATGATCTTTGCATGGAATGCAGTAATCTCTTGTGCCATATGcaatttttttcatatctatttcATTGTTATACGTGCTGTATTGTAGTTGTGTATTTTacgaaatttttgaaatgtactttagagagtttttttttaatcatttggTTTCGACtaggatttgaacttgagatgtTGTAGTCCAGAGACAACGTTAGTTGCGTTGAATTAAAGCTCATTAGTTAAAAGTGTATTTAATAAGGAGATAAATCATAATTGGATTCAATTTCATAAATCCTTCATATGTAAAATAGGAATTTTGCTATACTCCATTGTACTACCAAGTTTAGCACTATGTTTGAAGCTGCATACCTCTGATTTCTGTGTTCTGGTATTTGACATGATTACTCTTATAAATAGAGACTAGTCAATATTTAAGTTCCTTGGTATCACATTGATTAGAGTTGATCCCTTAGAAATTAGTCTCAGTTAAAGGATCAATTTTGCAAGTAAATTAACTAAGAAAAGGACATTCAGGTATTTACAAATGAGTGGCATGTTTGGGGGTGTATGTTCGTATTTACTCATTTTGAAGTGCTCAAGTAATTGACATTTCCTTTTCAATTTCTAATCTTTAAGGTAGACAATTAAGTTTCATTTATGCTGTCTCTTGCTCCTATATTTGATGAGATTTCCCTTTTCCATCTCTGAGACCTTTGGATTTTGTTGATGGTAACTATGTTTTCTCTGTTCCTCTAGTGTAAAACTGCATTTTTGTATTATTTGTAGCATTGTAATTATGCAAAATTGAAGAAGAGGATAGCAAAACAGCTCTGCGACAAAGAAAAGTTGGGGGATTCATATCTGGTTCTTGGAGAGTCATACCGGAAGCTCAGGAACTTCAGTAAAGCCATTAAATCAGTCACAAAGAGTTGGAAAACATACAACTCAATTGGCAACTTGGAGGTAAGTTTATTGGTTAAGTCCTACACTCCTACTcatgaattttattttctaatcctTGTTGGTGAACTGAGAATCAAGGTACGCGTACATCTTCTTTGAGCAACTTGGGATCTATGGATTTGGGACGGTGTTAAACCTGGTGAAGGAATTGCAGGTTAAGTTTTACTATATTTTGACAATCATTAGACTCAATACTCTTGGTTGCCATTAATTTCAGGGTGAAGCACTAGCAAAAATTAGCATTGGTGATATTTTGGACTGCGATGGCGATTTTACGGGAGCGCTAAATGCATTTGAAGAGAGTTATAGGTTGTTACATCTAACTCTTGGTTTCTTTGGTGAATATTCTTTCTATTTGAGATTAGAGCTTATTTTGGTCTCATATATGAACTAGAGCTTCAGGTTCAATGGGTATATGATGCAATGTGCATCTAATTCAACAGCTGGTTCAGAGATCAATGTTACACACTCTTATTATAttgtttaattcattttattgcAATATAAAATTGGCTTGTGTTTTGCAAAATTTATCATTCTCCTTAAGGATGATATGCCTCAAGGTGGGCGAAAATATCATTCTCCTTTTAGGCATTTGGCCATAATTGAACTCCTCATACTCTTTTATAAGATTTTTATGTGACAAATATTATATAGTTAAGTTTAACCATTCATATCAGCATTGCTATCATCTGTTATACAGGAAGTATAACCATTATAATCAAAACAATATTTGTTCAAAATTTGGGCTTTGAGCCTTAAGACGACGTCAAATGGATGTCCTTTTTAAGCTTTGCAACCAATAAAAAGGGGACAATGATATAAACTTCTGATTGTATCTTCCTAATAAGAGCAATTTGAAACCTTCAATTACCATTGGAAATAGTTCTTCCTTGCTTTTGCAGTAAATTTACGTAACTGAATTCAATTTTGaggattattttttattctcctACTTTGCAGGATTGCTGTTGAAGCTAACCTTCCATCCCTTCAGCTTTCAGCGCTAGAGAATATGCACTATAGCCACATGATAAGATTTGATAATGTTGAAGAGTCCAGGTAAATTTGGACTATGCAAAACCCAATGTcaaatatataaactaaaaaatttGGTCTTGGAAGttcataaactaaaaaaaaaattattttgcatGAACTGAAGTGGACAGTTAAAATTCATGTTTTTCCAATGTCAAATGAATTTATGTTGTTTTGGGACTGTATGCTTGTCATAAACACTGGTTGTTGCTAAAAAAAGATTCTCCTTTTCAGTAAGCTTCAGCGTGAAATTAGCCATTTGAAGCAGTCAAAAAGAAGGGAGCTGGAAAGACAAAATTTGGCAAGGGATTGCTGCTCTGAGACTGATACAGATGGGGATGTGTCAGATATTAGGGATAATGCATCTCACTCACCGCAAACTAGCAAATCCAGTTCTGCACAATCAAAACTTTTAGCTGGTAAGGTTTGATGATTACCTTTGATTTCACTCCTCCAGTCCAGTAAATGTTCATCTAGAAAAAATGGCTTGCAGATAACTGCAATACTTTTGATGAGCCAGCAGAGGATTCTCCAAAATGCTTGTCTAAAACCAGTAGTCAGCAGACCATTATTGGTCGTAAGCGTCGAGTAATTCTTTCAGATGATGAAGACAGCTGCTACAGAAGGTTTCATAGATGCCCAGCGGAGGATGTTACTACTGATGATGGATGTGAGTTGTGATTATTAACTTATTTAAGCTCCAGATTTTcacttctttttttaattattctgaTGAGATTTATTCTTATCTGATTGCAGCTAAGAAGGAAAACAATGTAGCTAATTCTACAAGCAAATCTCAGGTACACAAGCATCTGAATCAACTGAAAATTAAGTTCTTGTCCCTGCAATTATGGTGCTTAACCATCTAAGTGCTTCACACTTTTGGTTTGGTAGGATTTATTGAAAGTTGCATCTGAATGTGCCATCAGCTCCTGTAATCCTGTCAATATTGAAGAAAGCACTTGTTCATATAAATCTCCAAGTACTAAAAAGGTGACTCTGACTCTCAAATTTTTCAGATCTTTGAGTGCTGATGAAGTTGTTTTCATGCCTGACTTCACTTCTAGTGGTTCTAGCTGTGATATTTTCACCTCCGAAAGCCTTATACAAAAACATAGTTCTGACAATCTGAAAGCCTAATGCATAAACATAATTCTGACTATCTCAAGTTGCAATAACTCGGCTAATGATAACAAAGTGAGTGCTAGCTTTATTACTTGTGTAAATTGGTTCCATGATTAGTTGTGCTGCTGCTATGATAATATTCTTATTGGCTTCTGAAGGCTGTGGATTTTATTGTACTAGGATTATGCATAGCATTTCGTTGATCTGTTTATCCAATTGTATAGGGTGCAGTATCCTATAAATAGGTTTGAGAAGGATGGGTTTAACAATAGATATTGTTCTTTTGTTTTGGTAGAATAGCAAATTATTTTTGTGATTAGATTTGTAATcatctttataaatttattgttaattataaAGTAATGTTTTTTAATAGATGTTTTAAGTTTAACATTTATGTCAAGCACTTTATTTACACATTATGGATAAAAAGTTATCCTTTTCTCATGGACATTTATTTTTGGTATCATGCATGaactttgttttccttttcattttttactttcttttgtAAATATTTAGGTACAATATTAAGAATGGtcttaatgaaaattttaattgaaatacaTTAGGCGTTTTACATATTGAGTTAATTGCATATTCAATTTTGTCTATATTTTAAGTAACGTGTCCTTCATGTCTCATGtcttttttttagttatttgtAAGCATTTTACTCATCTCTATGTACATGTTCATTCATCATGTAATGTAGGGTTTGAATTTAGTGCTTTGGATATTTGCTACTAACACATTTTAtgtcaataaaaatataattaaatgtttttagggATTACAATTTGACTTTTGAAGGATACTCGAAAGAGGTATTTGAGTATATTTATAGGATCGCTGGCTTTATTACATTTAATGTATATACAATGTAATATACATCCACCGTACTATACAAGTAATATTTGTTGGATTTATTATGGTTCCATGGTTTCCATAAAATGGTTGATTCATAACTTAATGGCCAACAAAAAAGGGAAATGAAGAATGACAACATACAacaattctatttatttattattatttttctcttgTCATGAGAAAGATTATGCTTCTCTTCATGATGTGTAGTTGTCTTAATTTGTGGTTGTTTTAGGGATTTGTTGTTTGGTCGGAACGAAGAATTATGATTTAAGACTTCTcaacatttttaattttatttttatatggatTCCAAAGAAATAACGCTAGATTCTAAATgtggtatgtatgttatgaacATCAATATTTGTCTTATAGATttcaaaaacatgattctagaCTTCTATTTACTTTGTGCTTAGGCTTTAGGTCTCCTTGTGTCTTAATGCACCTAGAGCCTTTCAAAACTATGACTATCAATTTTATTTAGTTGTTAGTAATAGCTAATAGTTGCTGCTTGGTAAAATTGTAAAACTTTGATAATTGTTGCTTTTGTTCATATATTCTTTAACCATATAATTTGATTTGAAtgtattttgatatattttagaatttttttttttgagtgtTATACAAagcaaataacaaataaatatgaTTATGATAGTTATTTCAatcattatttataatatatttaaaattatttattacttttatgCATTATGAATAAATTGCTCATGTAAGATATAAGTAtggaaaaaagttatttttatattaataaattttcataaatgtAACTTTGTTCAAATGAAAAATTATGTCAAGATAGCTATGAACTAATATAAATCAACTCCAAAATGAAGAATTGACAATTGTCCAACAATTGTCACTTGCtaatcttttcttttcctcaaaTGGGTTGACTTGTTAAGGGTCAAACAGCTATCGGTTTATTTGTAACAACTATTACCAAACATCCTTGAGACAAGTAGCTTTGATGTATTTTTGGGCCTGTATTTGGTTTTGTATCCAAATGGCAGGCCACTTCCTAGTTTCAATAAGCCTTCTTGAAAACCTAAAACCTTTTGCTTGCAAGATCAAGTCCGATTATGGCACTGAGCCATTAGCTATAATGCTTATTAATTGTACAACCAATGCTATTACCAGTCTGATTTTTGTTGCTACTATCA
This genomic interval from Manihot esculenta cultivar AM560-2 chromosome 12, M.esculenta_v8, whole genome shotgun sequence contains the following:
- the LOC110627836 gene encoding protein TONSOKU; protein product: MAKDDGQLIAARRAYRSAKEVGHRQEEARWANLIGNILKNRGEYVEALKWFRIDYDISVKYLPEKHLLPTCQSLGEIHLRLHQLKDALNYQQMHLKLAKDSNDIIEQQRASTQLGRTYHEKFLKHDNDHDSVKNAKKYFKSAMKLAQTLKVNPPTDKSSFLKEYIDAHNNIGMLEMDLDNLKSAKNILTNGLRICDEEEVNENDDARSRLHHNLGNVYMELREWDNAREHIEKDILICKRIGHCQGEAKGYVNLGELHYRIQKYDEAIRCYRRALVLAKSMEDENVLVEQIHQNIATVKEAVKVMEELKKDEQNLKKLTRNAVNAMGRPCERKFLLQQNELLDRLIEKSSMIFAWNAHCNYAKLKKRIAKQLCDKEKLGDSYLVLGESYRKLRNFSKAIKSVTKSWKTYNSIGNLEGEALAKISIGDILDCDGDFTGALNAFEESYRIAVEANLPSLQLSALENMHYSHMIRFDNVEESSKLQREISHLKQSKRRELERQNLARDCCSETDTDGDVSDIRDNASHSPQTSKSSSAQSKLLADNCNTFDEPAEDSPKCLSKTSSQQTIIGRKRRVILSDDEDSCYRRFHRCPAEDVTTDDGSKKENNVANSTSKSQDLLKVASECAISSCNPVNIEESTCSYKSPSTKKQCITFRINNILINVGGSYLVVDDLSIESLKVELACSYYLQLPIERRSKGLLPIVQHMTCAGKVLESSEAFKTLENDQGNILIEVAVNGWVPKRLMKLYIDFCEELSEAPNMKLLKKLYISEVEDEIIASECELQDISITPLLNALNMHKTVAMLDLSHNLLGNGTMEKLQQFFTSGQKYGDLTLDLHCNRFGPTALFQICECPVLFARLEVLNISGNRLTDACGSYLSTILENCRALYSLNIERCSITSRTIQKVTDALNSGSILSQLSIGYNNPLSGNAIVNLLTKLAALKCFAELNLNGLKISRAVIDSLGQLATKSSLSRLMLGCTAIGTDGAIQLTESLFNSSQESVKLDLSYCGLRAAYIHRLNIDDTLISGIHELNLEGNPILQECSSAIASLLMNPRCGLKVLVLNKCQLGLTGVLQVIKALTENDQLEELYLADNTNLQKKCILQDDSASKGSTDILQPNLNVSEPSAMMRVSTEAGTDQQVLCAVNTDSNQLEVADSEDNLVSGEAGGEFDDSCTSSCKKNSSSECQSIQELSKAISMAKQLQLLDLSNNGFSCEAAQVLYTAWSCRLGTGLAWRHIKDQIIHFSMETNKCCRVKPCCRRD